One part of the Micrococcus sp. 2A genome encodes these proteins:
- a CDS encoding NUDIX domain-containing protein yields the protein MTTRPAAPAAAPEPGPFQMRAGAYALIVSEGRILLSSWEGPGEVVWTLPGGGLEPGESPEEACRREVWEETGHTSELTGLLGVTTGLIPAERRLRGEGVPLLTVQILYTARLTGGVLRPEVGGSSTDARWFDLTALDEVRTATWVARALELAAQRSVGDAA from the coding sequence GTGACCACCCGCCCCGCCGCCCCCGCCGCCGCGCCCGAGCCCGGGCCGTTCCAGATGCGCGCGGGCGCCTACGCCCTGATCGTGTCCGAGGGCCGGATCCTGCTCTCCTCGTGGGAGGGCCCCGGCGAGGTGGTCTGGACGCTGCCCGGCGGCGGGCTGGAGCCGGGGGAGAGCCCCGAGGAGGCCTGCCGCCGCGAGGTGTGGGAGGAGACCGGCCACACGAGCGAGCTCACGGGCCTGCTGGGGGTCACCACGGGCCTCATCCCCGCCGAACGACGCCTGCGGGGCGAGGGCGTCCCTCTCCTCACCGTGCAGATCCTCTACACCGCGCGCCTCACGGGCGGAGTCCTCCGGCCCGAGGTGGGGGGATCCTCCACCGACGCCCGCTGGTTCGACCTGACCGCGCTCGACGAGGTCCGCACCGCCACGTGGGTGGCCCGCGCCCTGGAGCTCGCCGCGCAGCGCTCCGTCGGGGACGCCGCGTGA
- a CDS encoding pyridoxal phosphate-dependent aminotransferase, protein MASSGDPRQIRQSSKLLNVRYDVRGPILEEAQRMEAAGHRIMKLNIGNPAPFGFEAPDTILQGMYQHLPHAQGYSDSKGVYSARTAVSQYYESRGIRDIGVEDVYIGNGVSEMISMVLQALVDDGDEILIPSPDYPLWTGATTLAGGRAVHYRCIEEQGWEPDLEHIESLITERTKGIVVINPNNPTGAVYSRAVLNGLIDVARRHHLVLMADEIYEKITYDGARHINAAGLSDDVLTLTFSGLSKAYRVAGFRSGWVAVSGPKHRARDFLEGLTLLANMRMCANVPAQHAIQVALGGYQSINDLVLPGGRLLEQRNLAQKRLNEIPGVSVQPAHGALYLFPRLDPEVYRIDDDERFVIELLRAKKILVSHGGAFNYPHTDHFRLVTLPSVEDLEVALDRLEDFLEEWRESHA, encoded by the coding sequence ATGGCTTCCTCCGGCGACCCGCGACAGATCCGTCAGTCCTCCAAGCTGCTCAACGTCCGCTACGACGTGCGCGGCCCCATCCTGGAGGAGGCGCAGCGCATGGAGGCCGCCGGGCACCGGATCATGAAGCTGAACATCGGCAATCCGGCGCCGTTCGGCTTCGAGGCCCCGGACACGATCCTGCAGGGCATGTACCAGCACCTGCCGCACGCGCAGGGCTACTCCGACTCCAAGGGCGTCTACTCGGCGCGCACCGCGGTGTCCCAGTACTACGAGTCCCGCGGCATCCGGGACATCGGCGTCGAGGACGTCTACATCGGCAACGGCGTGTCCGAGATGATCTCCATGGTCCTCCAGGCCCTCGTGGACGACGGCGACGAGATCCTCATCCCCTCGCCCGACTACCCGCTGTGGACGGGGGCGACGACCCTGGCCGGCGGCCGCGCGGTGCACTACCGCTGCATCGAGGAGCAGGGCTGGGAGCCGGACCTGGAGCACATCGAGTCGCTCATCACGGAGCGCACCAAGGGCATCGTGGTCATCAACCCCAACAACCCGACGGGCGCGGTCTACTCCCGCGCCGTGCTGAACGGGCTGATCGACGTGGCCCGCCGCCACCACCTCGTGCTCATGGCGGACGAGATCTACGAGAAGATCACCTATGACGGCGCCCGCCACATCAACGCGGCCGGCCTCTCCGACGACGTCCTCACCCTCACCTTCTCCGGCCTGTCCAAGGCGTACCGCGTGGCCGGGTTCCGCTCCGGCTGGGTGGCCGTCTCCGGGCCCAAGCACCGCGCCCGCGACTTCCTCGAGGGCCTGACGCTCCTGGCGAACATGCGCATGTGCGCCAACGTGCCGGCGCAGCACGCCATCCAGGTGGCGCTCGGCGGCTACCAGTCCATCAACGACCTCGTGCTGCCCGGCGGCCGCCTGCTGGAGCAGCGCAACCTCGCGCAGAAGCGGCTCAACGAGATCCCCGGCGTCTCGGTGCAGCCCGCGCACGGCGCGCTCTACCTGTTCCCGCGCCTGGACCCGGAGGTCTACCGGATCGACGACGACGAGAGGTTCGTCATCGAGCTGCTGCGGGCGAAGAAGATCCTCGTCTCCCACGGCGGCGCCTTCAACTACCCGCACACCGACCACTTCCGGCTCGTCACGCTCCCGAGCGTGGAGGACCTGGAGGTGGCCCTGGACCGCCTGGAGGACTTCCTCGAGGAGTGGAGGGAGAGCCATGCCTGA
- a CDS encoding glycine betaine ABC transporter substrate-binding protein — MNGRRVKDRRSLVPAVALGLAVALGACSPAGPPEPSSGPTGAPVTVTHSNAPLQTAVAAVVERNLRRRGHAVAPQPEGAPVPAQPWDAAGGRTVAVVDTLTLVLTEDPASLLPSVPEPSPRPTTAPTAAGAASTSLPPLDPAAPPRVPADPTAAASPTPLPRGESAPDAAATRGIVEELLAAGGAVSSGVTPASGSSTAAAASAFPGVARPHVLSASREPLRLAAVVTATTATRLELDSLDDLNGRCEELRAATPAVLGGAEPGVAAVLLRERLDRLAGCRIGEWLPPAQEAIPAVVQDEAQVGLAYRFDPEIEASALVPLGDGERVLPEGSIAVLGDPDALDDDAEAAIREVMDGLDEEGLRQLARLTTGDDALSPEDAAQYWLVTRGLEEAPEDWFVPRGSWF, encoded by the coding sequence GTGAACGGCCGCCGCGTGAAGGACCGCCGCTCGCTCGTCCCCGCCGTCGCCCTCGGCCTGGCCGTGGCCCTCGGTGCGTGCTCGCCCGCCGGCCCTCCGGAGCCGTCGTCCGGCCCCACGGGGGCGCCCGTCACGGTGACCCACTCGAACGCCCCGCTCCAGACGGCCGTGGCCGCCGTCGTGGAGCGCAACCTGCGCCGCCGCGGCCACGCCGTCGCCCCCCAGCCCGAGGGTGCGCCCGTCCCGGCCCAGCCCTGGGACGCCGCGGGCGGCCGCACCGTGGCCGTCGTGGACACGCTCACCCTCGTCCTGACGGAGGACCCCGCCTCCCTGCTGCCCTCGGTGCCCGAGCCGAGTCCGCGCCCGACGACGGCCCCCACGGCGGCGGGCGCGGCGTCCACGAGCCTGCCCCCGCTCGACCCGGCGGCCCCGCCCCGCGTGCCCGCCGACCCCACGGCCGCGGCCTCGCCCACGCCCCTGCCGCGCGGGGAGTCGGCCCCGGACGCGGCCGCCACGCGGGGCATCGTGGAGGAGCTGCTGGCCGCCGGCGGCGCCGTGTCCTCCGGCGTCACGCCGGCCAGCGGCTCCTCCACCGCGGCAGCGGCCTCGGCCTTCCCGGGGGTGGCGCGCCCCCACGTGCTCTCCGCCTCCCGCGAGCCGCTGCGCCTGGCCGCCGTGGTCACGGCCACCACCGCGACGCGGCTCGAGCTCGACTCCCTGGACGACCTCAACGGCCGCTGCGAAGAGCTGCGCGCCGCCACCCCTGCGGTGCTGGGCGGCGCCGAGCCCGGCGTCGCCGCGGTCCTGCTGCGCGAGCGGCTCGACCGCCTCGCCGGCTGCCGGATCGGGGAGTGGCTGCCGCCCGCGCAGGAGGCGATCCCCGCCGTCGTGCAGGACGAGGCCCAGGTCGGCCTGGCCTACCGCTTCGACCCGGAGATCGAGGCGAGCGCGCTCGTGCCCCTGGGGGACGGGGAACGGGTCCTCCCGGAGGGCAGCATCGCGGTGCTGGGAGATCCGGACGCGCTCGACGACGACGCCGAGGCCGCGATCCGCGAGGTCATGGACGGCCTCGACGAGGAGGGGCTGCGCCAGCTGGCCCGCCTCACCACCGGGGACGACGCGCTGAGCCCGGAGGACGCCGCGCAGTACTGGCTCGTGACACGAGGGCTCGAGGAGGCGCCCGAGGACTGGTTCGTCCCGCGGGGCTCCTGGTTCTGA
- the xseA gene encoding exodeoxyribonuclease VII large subunit gives MTAASGAPGPVDVPALASETSAERPWPLRRLSENLKIHIERAPATWIEGQLIEYKNNRGNVYMTMRDLEEEYSLPVTAWRTVAMGFEGTVQQGSRVVARVKPSFWTKGGRLSMVVQEMRPVGLGDLLARVELLRRRLGEEGLLDASRKRALPLLPGVIGLITGRDSDAKKDVLRNTQLRWPAARFEVREVAVQGSEAPRQVAAALAELDARPDVDVIVIARGGGALEEVILPFSDEALVRAVAAARTPVVSAIGHEADRPVLDDVADLRASTPTDAAKRIVPDAAVESAGVADARHRLAAAVERRVVREGEGLAQLRSRPVLADPRVMVDRREEDLHTWRERARRSTGHRLTLERDAVAHLVARVRSLSPQQTLDRGYAVVQHAGHLVRDAAQVAPGDTLDVLVAAGRMAAEVTHTTPAAPAAGPAPTPQEQS, from the coding sequence CTGACCGCAGCGTCCGGCGCGCCCGGCCCGGTGGACGTGCCCGCGCTCGCCTCGGAGACCTCCGCCGAGCGGCCCTGGCCGCTGCGCCGTCTCTCGGAGAACCTGAAGATCCACATCGAGCGGGCCCCGGCCACGTGGATCGAGGGCCAGCTGATCGAGTACAAGAACAACCGCGGCAACGTGTACATGACCATGCGGGACCTCGAGGAGGAGTACTCCCTGCCGGTCACCGCGTGGCGCACGGTGGCCATGGGGTTCGAGGGCACGGTGCAGCAGGGCTCGCGCGTCGTCGCCCGGGTGAAGCCGAGCTTCTGGACGAAGGGCGGCCGGCTCTCCATGGTGGTGCAGGAGATGCGCCCGGTCGGCCTGGGAGACCTGCTGGCCCGCGTGGAGCTGCTGCGCCGCCGCCTGGGCGAGGAGGGCCTGCTGGACGCCTCCCGCAAGCGGGCCCTCCCCCTGCTGCCCGGCGTCATCGGGCTCATCACCGGCCGGGACTCGGACGCGAAGAAGGACGTGCTGCGCAACACCCAGCTGCGCTGGCCCGCCGCGCGGTTCGAGGTCCGCGAGGTGGCGGTCCAGGGCTCGGAGGCGCCCCGCCAGGTGGCGGCGGCCCTGGCGGAGCTGGACGCCCGTCCGGACGTGGACGTCATCGTGATCGCCCGCGGCGGCGGCGCCCTCGAGGAGGTCATCCTGCCGTTCTCGGACGAGGCCCTCGTGCGCGCCGTCGCGGCGGCCCGCACCCCGGTGGTCTCCGCGATCGGCCATGAGGCGGACCGCCCGGTGCTGGACGACGTCGCAGACCTGCGCGCCTCCACGCCCACGGACGCCGCGAAGCGGATCGTGCCGGACGCGGCCGTGGAGTCGGCCGGCGTGGCGGACGCACGGCACCGGCTGGCCGCCGCCGTCGAGCGCCGCGTGGTGCGGGAGGGCGAGGGCCTGGCGCAGCTGCGCTCCCGTCCCGTCCTCGCCGATCCCAGGGTGATGGTGGACCGGCGCGAGGAGGACCTGCACACGTGGCGGGAGCGCGCCCGGCGCTCCACCGGGCACCGCCTCACGCTGGAGCGGGACGCCGTGGCGCACCTGGTGGCCCGAGTGCGCTCCCTCTCCCCGCAGCAGACCCTGGACCGCGGGTACGCCGTGGTCCAGCACGCCGGCCACCTGGTGCGCGACGCCGCACAGGTGGCCCCCGGAGACACCCTCGACGTCCTCGTGGCCGCCGGCCGCATGGCCGCCGAGGTCACGCACACCACACCGGCGGCGCCTGCCGCAGGCCCCGCCCCCACCCCCCAGGAGCAGTCATGA
- a CDS encoding type 1 glutamine amidotransferase domain-containing protein translates to MTDTTQQTETTAPLTGKKVAFLATKGVEQVELTSPWEAVLAAGGTPSLVSLEKETVTAMKQDWEHGESFPVDLHVSEAKAEDFAGLVMPGGTLNADALRGDEDVLAFVRDFFAQHKPVAAICHAPWTLIDAGVVEGRELTSYASLKTDLKNAGATWVDKEVVVDSGLTTSRNPGDLDAFNAKLVEELAEGRHEGQSV, encoded by the coding sequence ATGACGGACACCACCCAGCAGACCGAGACCACGGCGCCGCTCACCGGCAAGAAGGTCGCCTTCCTCGCCACCAAGGGCGTCGAGCAGGTCGAGCTCACCTCCCCGTGGGAGGCAGTGCTGGCCGCCGGCGGCACCCCCAGCCTCGTCTCGCTCGAGAAGGAGACGGTCACCGCGATGAAGCAGGACTGGGAGCACGGCGAGTCCTTCCCCGTGGACCTCCACGTCTCCGAGGCCAAGGCCGAGGACTTCGCCGGGCTCGTCATGCCCGGCGGCACCCTGAACGCCGACGCCCTGCGCGGCGACGAGGACGTGCTGGCGTTCGTGCGCGACTTCTTCGCCCAGCACAAGCCCGTGGCCGCCATCTGCCACGCGCCCTGGACGCTGATCGACGCCGGCGTCGTCGAGGGGCGCGAGCTGACCAGCTACGCCTCCCTCAAGACGGACCTGAAGAACGCCGGCGCCACGTGGGTGGACAAGGAGGTCGTGGTCGACTCCGGCCTGACCACCTCCCGCAACCCGGGCGACCTGGACGCCTTCAACGCCAAGCTCGTCGAGGAGCTCGCCGAGGGCAGGCACGAGGGCCAGTCCGTCTGA
- a CDS encoding O-acetyl-ADP-ribose deacetylase, with translation MKLVIAPGDITATAADAVVNAANSRLLGGGGVDGAIHRRGGPEILAECRALRETTLPDGLPAGQAVATTAGRLPARWVIHTVGPVWAKTKDKSDILASCYRESLRVARELGAETVAFPAISAGVYGWPMDDAARIAVETSDAMAEEVGHTVREVIFVPYGEKAEQAFRTALAVVRP, from the coding sequence ATGAAGCTGGTCATCGCCCCCGGGGACATCACCGCCACCGCAGCCGACGCCGTCGTGAACGCGGCCAACTCCCGCCTCCTCGGCGGGGGCGGCGTGGACGGCGCCATCCACCGCCGGGGCGGCCCGGAGATCCTCGCCGAGTGCCGGGCGTTGCGGGAGACCACGCTGCCGGACGGCCTGCCCGCCGGGCAGGCCGTGGCGACGACGGCGGGGCGCCTGCCCGCACGCTGGGTCATCCACACGGTGGGTCCGGTGTGGGCCAAGACCAAGGACAAGTCTGACATCCTCGCCTCCTGCTACCGCGAGTCGCTGCGGGTGGCGAGGGAACTGGGGGCGGAGACCGTGGCGTTCCCCGCCATCTCCGCGGGCGTCTACGGCTGGCCGATGGACGACGCCGCGCGCATCGCCGTCGAGACCTCCGACGCCATGGCGGAGGAGGTGGGACACACCGTGCGCGAGGTGATCTTCGTGCCGTACGGCGAGAAGGCGGAGCAGGCCTTCCGCACGGCGCTCGCCGTGGTCCGCCCCTAG
- the rmuC gene encoding DNA recombination protein RmuC encodes MENLSLLLALLLGLVLGALLGAWLVWRRLSGGTGEAAHVRRELDALRTEHQSAREELAAVRAENRAVTAQRSEDAERAQAESRVLSTLAPLGQQLASLQKQVSVLERDRVEQFGQLGEQLRVAAATDRDLLNQTTSLMATLKSTSARGHWGEAQLRRVVEAAGMLHHVDFSEQTTIVGTEGERLRPDLVVSLPGGKSLAVDAKAPLGDALAAEALADEPGEEAAERRRALAAQHAAAVRRHVDQLAAKSYWSGLSHSPELVLCFLPAESLLAAALDADGGLLDHAFSKNVALVAPVSLLTALKSVAYAWRQDRLAENAQFIVTSARELYDRLGTLGSHLDRMGGSLKTTVDRYNQLVGTVESRVLPSARKLREADPGLPPTAGIRTLESAPRVLSAPELVEGLGMEGLSEDDGFGGRRAG; translated from the coding sequence ATGGAAAACCTGAGTCTCCTGCTGGCCCTGCTGCTCGGCCTCGTCCTGGGCGCCCTGCTGGGCGCATGGCTCGTGTGGCGCCGTCTGAGCGGCGGCACCGGCGAGGCGGCGCACGTGCGGCGAGAGCTGGACGCGCTGCGCACCGAGCACCAGAGCGCACGCGAGGAGCTGGCCGCCGTGCGCGCGGAGAACCGCGCCGTCACCGCCCAGCGCAGTGAGGACGCGGAACGCGCCCAGGCCGAGTCCCGCGTGCTGAGCACCCTCGCCCCGCTCGGCCAGCAGCTGGCCTCCCTGCAGAAGCAGGTGAGCGTGCTCGAGCGGGACCGCGTGGAGCAGTTCGGCCAGCTCGGCGAGCAGCTGCGCGTGGCCGCCGCCACGGACCGGGACCTGCTCAACCAGACCACCTCGCTCATGGCCACGCTGAAGTCCACCTCGGCACGCGGGCACTGGGGAGAGGCGCAGCTGCGCCGCGTGGTGGAGGCGGCGGGCATGCTGCACCACGTGGACTTCTCCGAGCAGACCACCATCGTCGGCACCGAGGGCGAGCGGCTGCGGCCGGACCTCGTGGTGTCCCTGCCCGGAGGCAAGTCCCTGGCCGTGGACGCCAAGGCCCCGCTCGGGGACGCGCTCGCCGCCGAGGCCCTCGCGGACGAGCCGGGAGAGGAGGCCGCCGAGCGTCGCCGGGCACTGGCCGCACAGCACGCCGCCGCCGTGCGCCGGCACGTGGACCAGCTGGCCGCGAAGTCGTACTGGTCCGGTCTCAGCCACTCACCCGAGCTCGTGCTGTGCTTCCTGCCGGCCGAGTCCTTGCTCGCCGCGGCCCTGGACGCGGACGGCGGCCTGCTGGACCACGCCTTCTCCAAGAACGTAGCGCTTGTGGCGCCAGTGTCCCTGCTGACCGCGCTGAAGTCCGTGGCGTACGCGTGGCGGCAGGATCGGCTCGCGGAGAACGCCCAGTTCATCGTCACGAGCGCACGCGAGCTCTACGACCGGCTCGGCACCCTCGGCTCCCACCTGGACCGCATGGGCGGGTCGCTGAAGACCACGGTGGACCGGTACAACCAGCTCGTCGGCACGGTCGAGTCCCGGGTCCTCCCCTCGGCGCGCAAGCTGCGGGAGGCCGACCCGGGGCTGCCACCCACCGCAGGCATCCGCACGCTCGAGTCGGCGCCCCGGGTGCTCTCCGCCCCGGAGCTGGTGGAAGGGCTGGGCATGGAGGGGCTCAGCGAGGACGACGGATTCGGCGGCCGCCGCGCCGGGTGA
- a CDS encoding exodeoxyribonuclease VII small subunit has product MTEQSSTPHAAPVEGFAGADTSDVAAMSYERARAELVETVSRLEAGGAGLEESLALWERGEALAARCQAWLDGARARLDQVRGTADAAQD; this is encoded by the coding sequence ATGACGGAGCAGAGCAGCACCCCCCACGCCGCCCCGGTGGAGGGCTTCGCCGGAGCGGACACCTCGGACGTGGCCGCCATGAGCTACGAGCGCGCCCGCGCCGAGCTCGTGGAGACCGTGTCCCGGCTCGAGGCCGGCGGCGCCGGGCTCGAGGAGTCCCTCGCCCTCTGGGAGCGCGGCGAGGCCCTGGCCGCGCGCTGCCAGGCCTGGCTCGACGGCGCCCGCGCGCGGCTCGACCAGGTGCGCGGCACCGCGGACGCCGCCCAGGACTGA
- a CDS encoding PPK2 family polyphosphate kinase, whose translation MPDHTILSPFAEPLRRALRARAADGAVPPPADVDPHATPGFDGDKADGKAALATRSEELTRLQELLFAQSTRADAAGPAPSVLLVVQAMDTAGKGGIMRHVVGAMDPQGVDVAAFKAPTQEERAHDFLWRIRPHLPEPGFLAVFDRSHYEDVLVHRVRGLSPLATVEERYGLIRAFEEEITAGGTRIVKVMLHISKEEQRERLEARLDEPEKHWKFNPGDVDERAHWDAYMDAYRIAMERTDTETAPWFVVPADRKWYARLAVQELLIETLQGLELTWPEADFDVEEQRRRLAAG comes from the coding sequence ATGCCTGATCACACCATCCTGAGCCCCTTCGCCGAGCCGCTGCGGCGTGCCCTGCGCGCCCGCGCCGCGGACGGGGCGGTGCCGCCCCCGGCCGACGTCGACCCCCACGCCACGCCCGGATTCGACGGGGACAAGGCGGACGGCAAGGCGGCGCTGGCCACCCGCTCCGAGGAGCTGACCCGGCTCCAGGAGCTCCTCTTCGCGCAGTCCACGCGCGCGGACGCGGCGGGGCCGGCGCCGTCCGTGCTGCTCGTGGTGCAGGCCATGGACACCGCGGGCAAGGGCGGCATCATGCGGCACGTCGTGGGCGCGATGGACCCGCAGGGCGTGGACGTCGCGGCCTTCAAGGCGCCCACGCAGGAGGAGCGCGCGCACGACTTCCTGTGGCGCATCCGCCCGCACCTGCCCGAGCCGGGCTTCCTCGCGGTCTTCGACCGCTCCCACTACGAGGACGTGCTGGTCCACCGCGTCCGCGGACTCTCACCCCTGGCGACGGTGGAGGAGCGCTACGGGCTCATCCGCGCGTTCGAGGAGGAGATCACGGCCGGCGGCACGCGGATCGTCAAGGTGATGCTGCACATCTCGAAGGAGGAGCAGCGCGAGCGGCTCGAGGCGCGCCTGGACGAGCCCGAGAAGCACTGGAAGTTCAACCCCGGGGACGTCGACGAGCGCGCGCACTGGGACGCCTACATGGACGCCTACCGCATCGCGATGGAGCGGACGGACACCGAGACGGCCCCGTGGTTCGTGGTGCCGGCGGACCGCAAGTGGTACGCCCGCCTCGCGGTGCAGGAGCTGCTCATCGAGACGCTCCAGGGCCTCGAGCTGACCTGGCCCGAGGCTGACTTCGACGTCGAGGAGCAGCGCCGCCGCCTCGCCGCAGGCTGA
- a CDS encoding MFS transporter produces the protein MLSVLRQPTYARLFGAQVIALLGTGLLTVALGLLAYDIAGAAAGVVMGTVMAVKMIAYVLISPVTTALVARLPARPVLIGADLVRAAVALSLPFVTEAWQTYALVFLLQSASATFTPTFQAVIPTVLPEEREYTRALSLSRLAYDVESLVSPLLAAALLTAMSYHSLFVGTVVGFLASAALVASARFPAVQAPAPAPFLDRLTRGTRLFLASPELRGLLGLNLVVATTTAMVIVNTVVLVQAELGRPQEDVALLLTAHGVGSMLVALTLPSWLDRVPDRRVMLAGAAALPLLLLAGVGALVGMEGTARWAALLTVWALLGAATSAVLTPSARLLRRGSTEQDRPAVFAAQFSLSHACFLLTYPLAGILGASLGLPAVGLVLVGIGALGLAFAAVSWRGLAPRRPAPAHP, from the coding sequence ATGCTCAGCGTCCTGCGCCAGCCCACCTACGCGCGGCTGTTCGGCGCGCAGGTCATCGCGCTGCTCGGAACCGGCCTGCTCACCGTGGCGCTGGGCCTGCTCGCCTACGACATCGCGGGCGCGGCCGCCGGCGTCGTGATGGGCACCGTCATGGCCGTCAAGATGATCGCGTATGTGCTCATCTCCCCTGTCACCACGGCGCTCGTCGCCCGCCTGCCTGCGCGCCCCGTCCTGATCGGCGCGGACTTGGTGCGGGCCGCCGTCGCGCTCTCCCTGCCGTTCGTCACCGAGGCGTGGCAGACGTACGCGCTGGTGTTCCTGCTGCAGTCCGCCTCGGCCACGTTCACCCCCACGTTCCAGGCCGTGATCCCCACCGTGCTCCCCGAGGAGCGGGAGTACACCCGCGCGCTCTCCCTCTCCCGCCTCGCCTACGACGTCGAGTCCCTCGTCAGCCCCCTGCTCGCCGCCGCCCTCCTGACAGCGATGAGCTACCACAGCCTCTTCGTGGGCACCGTGGTCGGCTTCCTCGCCTCAGCGGCGCTCGTGGCCTCAGCCCGCTTCCCCGCGGTGCAGGCCCCCGCCCCCGCGCCCTTCCTGGACCGGCTCACCCGGGGCACGCGCCTCTTCCTGGCCTCCCCAGAGCTGCGGGGGCTGCTCGGCCTCAACCTCGTGGTCGCCACGACGACGGCCATGGTCATCGTCAACACCGTCGTCCTCGTGCAGGCCGAGCTGGGCCGGCCGCAGGAGGACGTCGCGCTGCTGCTGACCGCGCACGGCGTCGGCTCCATGCTCGTGGCCCTGACCTTGCCGTCCTGGCTCGACCGTGTTCCCGACCGCCGTGTCATGCTCGCCGGCGCCGCGGCCCTGCCCCTGCTCTTGCTGGCCGGCGTCGGTGCGCTCGTGGGGATGGAGGGCACGGCACGGTGGGCCGCGCTGCTCACGGTCTGGGCCCTGCTGGGCGCGGCCACCTCGGCCGTGCTCACCCCGTCCGCCCGACTGCTGCGCCGAGGCAGCACGGAGCAGGACCGCCCCGCCGTCTTCGCCGCGCAGTTCTCCCTCTCCCACGCGTGCTTCCTGCTGACCTATCCGCTCGCGGGGATCCTCGGCGCGTCCCTCGGCCTGCCCGCGGTGGGCCTGGTGCTGGTCGGGATCGGTGCGCTCGGGCTGGCGTTCGCGGCGGTCTCCTGGCGCGGGCTCGCTCCGCGCCGCCCCGCTCCCGCGCACCCATGA
- a CDS encoding 4-hydroxy-3-methylbut-2-enyl diphosphate reductase, translated as MSVTAAATRPSAVGLGMPQVPRTRRSRAEVEAAAPVTGPKRVMLAAPRGYCAGVDRAVVAVEKALEHHGAPVYVRKEIVHNRHVVDTLTERGVVFVDELDQVPDGALTVFSAHGVSPAVVAEAAERNLETIDATCPLVTKVHREAVRFARQDKHILLIGHEGHEEVEGTYGEAPEHTTVINDVAEARTVQVDDPDNLIWLSQTTLSVDEALEIVAVLRERFPNLQDPPSDDICYATSNRQAAIKLISPECDLVIIVGSANSSNSVRLKEVAFEYGATRAERVDFASQIDEAWFEGVATVGLSSGASVPEVLVQDVLALLADYGYAQVDEVVTAEEDIIFSLPKELRAELKKAGDESRSLGGHRRGDA; from the coding sequence ATGTCCGTCACCGCTGCCGCCACCCGCCCGTCCGCCGTCGGCCTCGGCATGCCTCAGGTGCCGCGCACGCGCCGCTCCCGCGCCGAGGTGGAGGCCGCCGCGCCCGTCACCGGCCCGAAGCGCGTGATGCTCGCCGCCCCGCGCGGCTACTGCGCCGGCGTGGACCGCGCCGTCGTCGCCGTGGAGAAGGCCCTGGAGCACCACGGCGCCCCCGTGTACGTGCGCAAGGAGATCGTGCACAACCGCCACGTGGTGGACACCCTGACCGAGCGCGGCGTGGTGTTCGTGGACGAGCTGGACCAGGTGCCGGACGGCGCCCTCACCGTGTTCTCCGCGCACGGCGTCTCCCCGGCCGTGGTGGCCGAGGCCGCCGAGCGGAACCTGGAGACCATCGACGCCACGTGCCCGCTGGTCACGAAGGTGCACCGCGAGGCGGTGCGCTTCGCCCGTCAGGACAAGCACATCCTGCTGATCGGCCACGAGGGCCACGAAGAGGTCGAGGGCACGTACGGCGAGGCACCCGAGCACACCACGGTGATCAACGACGTCGCGGAGGCCCGCACCGTCCAGGTGGACGACCCGGACAACCTCATCTGGCTCTCGCAGACCACGCTCTCCGTGGACGAGGCCCTCGAGATCGTCGCGGTGCTGCGCGAGCGCTTCCCGAACCTGCAGGACCCGCCCTCGGACGACATCTGCTACGCCACGTCCAACCGGCAGGCGGCGATCAAGCTGATCTCCCCGGAGTGCGACCTGGTGATCATCGTGGGATCGGCCAACTCCTCGAATTCGGTGCGCCTGAAGGAGGTCGCCTTCGAGTACGGGGCCACCCGCGCCGAGCGCGTGGACTTCGCCAGCCAGATCGACGAGGCGTGGTTCGAGGGAGTGGCGACGGTGGGGCTGTCCTCCGGCGCGTCCGTGCCCGAGGTGCTCGTGCAGGACGTGCTCGCGCTCCTCGCGGACTACGGCTACGCGCAGGTGGACGAGGTGGTCACGGCCGAGGAGGACATCATCTTCTCCCTGCCCAAGGAGCTGCGCGCGGAGCTGAAGAAGGCCGGGGACGAGTCCCGCTCCCTCGGTGGGCATCGCCGTGGGGATGCCTGA